The genomic region GGCCACAAACGGCGCCGACGCCACAACCTTCTCCGTCGGCTCGCTCTCCCTGCAAAGCACCGCTCCGCTTTTGTCCACCAGGGCGAAACGGAGGTTGGTCCCCCCTACGTCCACCCCGATACAGACCCCTTCCATCACAGCTCCCCCGCCGCGCTGAAGAACGGGAGCAGCCGGTCGTAGGTCGCCAAAAGCGCCTCCGGAATCACCCTTACGTCCGCCACTACGGTCATGAAGTTGCTGTCCCCAAACCAGCGCGGCACCACGTGCAGGTGCAGGTGGTCCTCGATGCCGGCGCCCGCGGCCTTGCCCAGGTTGATGCCGATGTTGAAGCCGTGGGCCCCGCTGGAGCGGGCCAGGATGTCCCGGCAAAGCGCCACCTCGCGCATCAGCTCCAGCAGTTCGTCCCCGGTAAGTTCCCCCAGGTCGGCGCTGTGGCGCCTGAGCGAGATCATGAGATGGCCGTTGGAGTAGGGATAGCGGTTCAGCATCACGCGCGAAAGCCTCGTGCGCCGCAGGATCAGGAGTTCCCGGTCGTCTCCCTCCGCACAGAAGATGCATTCCGTGTCCGCCGGTTGTGTCAGATACTCTACCCGCCATGGTGCCCAAAGATTGTCCATTGCACCCCTCCGCTGCCCGCTGTCTGAGGGCCTGATAGAAGAGCGGCAGTCAACGCCGCGACAGAACCAATGTACAACGACCGCCTGCCATTGACAAGAAAGCGCGCTCATTCCCGGCGGCTTGAAGCTCGTTTAGTGCCCGAAACACTCAAAATGCGGCAAGCAGGCCGACATTGTAGCACCCCTGCACCGTGCTATAATTTTGCCTTTCGGCCCTGCGCCTCATCCTTCAGCAATCCGGACCGGAACAATGACAGACAGTAGTTGTTTGGTCAACGAGCTGATAGCTCTGACGGGTAGTTCATCTTGAGGAGGTAGCAATGGCAAAGAATATGGACGCACTCGAATACCATGCCGGCGGCCGCAAGGGGAAGATCGAGGTCATCTCCTCCAAGCCCTGCCTTACATCCCGCGATCTCTCGCTTGCCTACACCCCGGGGGTGGCCGAGCCCTGTCTCGCCATCGAGAAGGACCCGGAACTTGCCTACCTCTACACGGCGAAGGGGAACCTGGTCGCCGTCGTCTCCAACGGCACGGCGGTCCTTGGGCTCGGCAACATAGGAGCCATGGCAGGCAAGCCGGTCATGGAGGGGAAAGGTGTTCTTTTCAAGCGCTTCGCCGACCTGGACGTCTTCGACCTGGAGGTGAAGTCGGAGAACCCGGACGACGTGATCAAGGTGGTGCAGCTTCTGGAGCCTACCTTCGGCGGCATAAACCTCGAGGACATCAAGGCCCCGGAGTGCTTCTACATCGAGGAGGAACTGAAGAAGAGCATGAACATCCCGGTCTTCCACGACGACCAGCACGGCACCGCCATCATCTGTTCGGCGGCGCTCATCAACGCGCTGCAACTGGTCGGCAAGAAAATCGAAAAGACAAGGATCGTGGTCAACGGCGCCGGCGCCGCCGGAATCGCCTGCGCCAACCTCGTCCTCTCGCTGGGGGCGAGAGCGGAGAACCTCTACATGTGCGACACCAAGGGGGTGATCTACAAGGGGAGGGTCGAGGGGATGAACCCGTACAAGGAGCGCCTGGCGAACGACACGCCGCTGCGCACGCTCGAAGAGGCGATGCGCGGGGCCGACGTCTTCATC from Citrifermentans bremense harbors:
- a CDS encoding HIT family protein → MDNLWAPWRVEYLTQPADTECIFCAEGDDRELLILRRTRLSRVMLNRYPYSNGHLMISLRRHSADLGELTGDELLELMREVALCRDILARSSGAHGFNIGINLGKAAGAGIEDHLHLHVVPRWFGDSNFMTVVADVRVIPEALLATYDRLLPFFSAAGEL